A stretch of the Vibrio aphrogenes genome encodes the following:
- the narQ gene encoding nitrate/nitrite two-component system sensor histidine kinase NarQ gives MNAIRYSKYYVAPKKPIASTIAKGLMSILILAVIAIVVGMLTMVYSLKDAEMINVSGSLRMQTYRLAYDIQTQSPHLSRHIQSMNESLHSSSMQSLDTMIVPDSIKQEYQQVLHRWKLLSFQLESENPSGYLNQVEGMVAQLDNFVFNLQRFSENKLKIFALASALCLLLVSIITVLIVRFARNKIVQPLGELVEASQSIQDKNFDIRLNINSETELDVLGQCYQSMANELAQLYHGLELAVDKKTQQLQQANDALTILYDCSEALSSSRLSIPDFQSVLDSFIQVDGVLACRLSIDEKEGGQIELTVGQSQASLEWKQFQLEENNMPLGVLQWQQTNPQLDKVLMESLGHILARALYFTHNQKQTEQLILMQERATIARELHDSLAQSLSYLKIQVTLLKRNLNQELCVKRCEVATDIIKEVDQVLSQAYTQLRELLNTFRLKIEEAHFGEALKQLLHPLKSQTDARLYVDNQLLSIGLDAQQQVHLLQFIREAVLNAIKHAKANNIDVVCHQDDSLIRVTIEDDGVGFDVNKPKLNHYGLSIMQERASRLGADCSIQSYIGQGTQIRLELQLS, from the coding sequence GTGAACGCCATTCGTTATTCCAAATATTATGTTGCGCCCAAAAAGCCGATTGCCTCGACAATTGCTAAGGGATTGATGTCGATTCTTATCTTGGCAGTGATTGCCATCGTGGTGGGGATGTTGACGATGGTTTATAGCTTAAAAGATGCTGAAATGATTAATGTTTCAGGTTCACTACGAATGCAAACCTATCGCTTGGCGTATGATATTCAGACCCAATCGCCTCACTTATCCCGCCATATTCAAAGCATGAATGAGTCTTTACATTCATCGAGTATGCAATCACTCGATACAATGATCGTGCCCGATTCCATTAAGCAAGAGTACCAACAAGTGCTGCATCGCTGGAAATTGTTATCGTTCCAGCTTGAGTCTGAAAATCCTTCTGGATATTTAAATCAAGTGGAAGGCATGGTGGCACAACTGGATAACTTTGTTTTCAATTTGCAGCGCTTTTCAGAAAATAAGTTGAAAATATTCGCATTGGCGAGTGCTTTGTGTTTATTACTGGTATCGATCATTACGGTGTTAATTGTCCGCTTTGCACGTAATAAGATCGTCCAGCCATTAGGTGAATTAGTGGAGGCCAGTCAGTCTATTCAAGATAAAAACTTTGATATTCGCCTGAATATTAATAGTGAAACAGAGCTGGATGTTTTAGGGCAATGTTACCAGTCTATGGCGAATGAACTGGCTCAGCTTTATCATGGCCTAGAGCTGGCGGTGGATAAAAAAACACAACAGCTGCAACAAGCCAATGATGCGTTAACCATTCTTTATGATTGTTCGGAAGCGTTGTCCAGTTCACGGTTATCGATTCCTGATTTTCAGTCGGTACTCGACAGTTTTATTCAGGTCGATGGTGTGCTGGCTTGTCGTTTATCGATTGATGAAAAAGAAGGCGGCCAAATCGAACTGACAGTAGGCCAATCACAAGCGTCTTTAGAATGGAAACAGTTTCAATTAGAAGAAAATAATATGCCGTTAGGCGTGCTGCAATGGCAACAAACAAATCCACAATTAGACAAGGTCTTGATGGAAAGTTTAGGGCATATTTTAGCCAGAGCACTGTATTTCACGCATAATCAAAAACAAACAGAGCAATTAATTTTAATGCAAGAAAGGGCGACGATTGCCCGCGAGCTCCATGACTCATTAGCACAATCGCTATCGTATTTAAAAATTCAAGTCACTTTACTTAAACGAAATTTAAATCAAGAATTGTGTGTGAAACGCTGTGAAGTGGCGACCGATATCATCAAAGAAGTGGATCAAGTGTTATCTCAAGCCTATACCCAACTGCGAGAGCTCTTGAATACTTTCCGCTTAAAAATAGAAGAGGCTCATTTTGGTGAGGCATTAAAGCAATTGCTTCATCCATTAAAATCGCAAACCGACGCACGTTTATACGTTGATAATCAACTGCTTTCTATTGGCCTAGATGCACAACAACAAGTGCATTTATTACAGTTTATCAGAGAGGCGGTTTTGAACGCGATTAAACATGCCAAGGCAAATAATATTGATGTTGTTTGTCATCAAGATGATAGCCTGATTCGTGTTACTATTGAGGACGATGGCGTTGGTTTTGATGTCAATAAACCCAAGCTCAATCATTATGGCTTGAGTATTATGCAAGAGCGAGCCTCTCGGTTAGGGGCGGATTGCTCTATCCAATCTTATATTGGGCAAGGTACTCAAATTCGACTAGAGCTGCAATTAAGCTGA
- a CDS encoding sensor domain-containing diguanylate cyclase, whose translation MMLKNDKPFRYQTVCLSVLFSLLVTVSFAYHEYDTLKERINSDILPSVVTDLNTIANHTQNQFEFLQFTALKNDAMSTGFHPIITEAQPQLIHHCLSKIESRPGTQLFSNRAPEPLDNSDLRNGILLGKGNVNEYSIEGLNILCTVVTTASTNSEVIRLVRSHPMLSSQFYFLPKNEDYIFLFNQSFSDSDLDEYSTPKIKEQSKENSDYTLWVSHPYIDEKTNKKVISFVENIKDYHGEVIGFLVRDLYADNLKSLIAQSLNKRDTNITLMDYAAVTVTNNDNVIFSSFPPSIEHTDTDLLTFKDSDKDYIPSDFGEMHIGVKIPFIFMVRMIFNEQSYLFFLPFFMFLFSYTILQQMLHGIRESDKQYYDSLTKVFNRQGLHHKVYKKVDKAIGNHKKVHLFSIDANKFKHINDKYGHDMGDKAIQLIASTAQHICKPNDDIIRLGGDEFLIVLYIDSSNPFDPQQFITRFNQKLAYDCKAKSVPSFTISAGYVIYSVKEHQTFSQAIREADEILLNKKSVDKIESICEEFDSFDINLSSHEQEIKLDMLRKFNFVEAESLLQMELNPKILSAYRGKLSYLISNYFQMIYECCRENDDLHHYRMKIIDSHYKTGIPMSIFYFLFVKYSNFLLRDSEISHEEFVINNRLLAYELHFISSLKTR comes from the coding sequence ATGATGTTAAAGAATGATAAGCCTTTCCGTTACCAAACGGTTTGTCTTAGTGTGCTGTTTTCTTTATTAGTCACGGTGAGCTTTGCTTACCATGAATACGATACTCTCAAGGAGCGTATCAATTCAGACATTTTGCCTTCTGTTGTGACCGATCTTAATACCATTGCTAATCACACGCAGAATCAATTTGAATTTTTACAATTTACCGCATTGAAAAATGATGCCATGTCTACCGGCTTTCATCCCATTATTACGGAAGCCCAGCCACAATTGATTCATCACTGTTTATCAAAAATAGAAAGCAGGCCAGGCACTCAGCTTTTTTCTAATCGAGCACCAGAACCGTTAGATAATTCGGATCTTCGCAATGGTATTCTATTAGGGAAAGGTAATGTTAATGAATACTCTATAGAAGGCTTAAACATACTGTGCACTGTTGTTACTACTGCGAGTACTAATTCAGAAGTGATTAGGTTAGTACGCAGCCACCCTATGTTAAGTTCTCAATTTTACTTTTTACCTAAAAATGAAGATTATATATTTCTGTTTAATCAGTCATTCTCTGATTCAGATTTAGATGAGTATTCAACGCCTAAAATAAAAGAGCAATCTAAAGAGAACTCTGACTATACATTATGGGTTTCCCATCCTTATATTGATGAAAAAACAAATAAAAAAGTGATTAGCTTTGTTGAAAATATTAAAGACTATCATGGGGAGGTGATCGGGTTTTTAGTTCGAGATTTATATGCAGATAATTTAAAATCATTAATCGCTCAATCTTTAAATAAAAGAGATACCAATATTACCTTGATGGATTACGCAGCAGTAACTGTCACGAATAATGATAATGTTATCTTCTCCAGCTTCCCACCTTCGATAGAGCATACAGATACAGATTTGCTTACCTTTAAAGACAGCGATAAAGACTATATACCATCTGATTTTGGTGAGATGCACATTGGCGTAAAAATTCCATTTATTTTCATGGTAAGAATGATATTTAATGAACAAAGTTACTTATTCTTCTTACCATTTTTTATGTTTTTGTTTAGCTATACCATATTGCAGCAGATGCTACATGGCATCCGAGAAAGTGATAAGCAATACTATGACTCATTAACAAAAGTATTTAATCGTCAGGGTCTACATCATAAAGTGTATAAAAAAGTGGATAAAGCTATCGGCAATCATAAAAAAGTTCACCTCTTTTCTATTGATGCAAATAAATTTAAACATATTAATGATAAGTATGGCCATGATATGGGCGATAAAGCTATTCAATTAATTGCTTCGACGGCTCAACATATATGTAAGCCTAATGATGATATTATTCGACTAGGTGGTGATGAATTTTTAATTGTTTTATATATTGATTCATCAAACCCATTTGACCCACAACAATTTATAACCCGCTTTAATCAAAAGTTAGCTTATGATTGTAAAGCTAAATCGGTACCTAGTTTTACCATCAGTGCTGGTTATGTGATTTATAGCGTTAAAGAGCATCAAACCTTCTCACAAGCTATCAGAGAAGCCGATGAGATTTTGTTGAATAAAAAGTCAGTCGATAAAATTGAATCTATATGTGAAGAGTTTGATAGTTTTGATATTAATTTATCGAGCCATGAACAAGAGATAAAGTTGGATATGTTGAGGAAGTTTAACTTTGTTGAAGCCGAGAGCCTGCTACAAATGGAGTTAAATCCTAAAATATTATCGGCTTATCGTGGAAAGTTAAGTTACTTGATCAGTAATTATTTTCAAATGATTTATGAATGTTGCCGTGAGAATGATGATTTGCACCATTATCGTATGAAAATCATTGATAGCCACTATAAAACGGGCATTCCGATGTCGATCTTTTACTTCTTGTTTGTGAAGTATAGTAATTTTTTATTGCGAGATAGCGAAATAAGTCATGAGGAGTTTGTGATTAACAATCGCCTTCTTGCTTATGAATTGCACTTTATTTCTAGTTTAAAAACTCGGTAA
- the pstA gene encoding phosphate ABC transporter permease PstA, with the protein MDLAKLKKQRQNKDKILNVLIWISAGLTVGFLFWIIWYILSNGLQHVDWNFISDDYTRTGDQHGIFPMIIATIYMVIASIAVAAPLGIMTAIYLTEYAKPGSQLVKVIRFCTESLAGIPSIIFGLFGMTFFVAVLGFGFSILSGALTLSILILPVIIRTTEESLMAVSQTYREGSYGLGASKIYTIWRLILPSAMPGILTSVILSIGRVIGESAPVFLTAGMVARIPESLLDSGRTLTVHLYKLTTELFSVEEWNQAYGTATVLIVLVLVINMLTKFLGSRFNKANY; encoded by the coding sequence ATGGATTTAGCAAAACTAAAAAAACAACGCCAAAACAAAGATAAAATCCTTAATGTTTTGATTTGGATCTCGGCAGGATTAACCGTTGGCTTCCTATTTTGGATCATCTGGTACATCCTATCGAATGGCTTGCAACATGTAGATTGGAACTTCATTAGCGACGACTATACTCGCACTGGCGATCAACACGGGATTTTCCCAATGATCATTGCCACCATCTACATGGTGATTGCATCGATTGCGGTTGCAGCACCACTGGGTATCATGACCGCAATTTACTTAACTGAGTACGCGAAACCAGGCAGTCAATTAGTAAAAGTGATCCGCTTTTGTACGGAATCATTAGCGGGTATTCCATCGATCATCTTTGGTCTGTTTGGTATGACTTTCTTTGTTGCGGTACTAGGGTTTGGATTCTCGATTTTATCGGGGGCGCTCACATTAAGTATCTTAATTCTGCCAGTAATAATTCGTACAACAGAAGAGTCCTTAATGGCCGTATCGCAAACTTACCGTGAAGGCTCATACGGCTTAGGTGCATCTAAGATTTACACTATCTGGCGATTAATCTTACCTAGTGCGATGCCAGGAATTTTAACCTCGGTCATCTTAAGTATCGGCCGTGTTATTGGGGAATCTGCTCCTGTTTTCTTAACCGCGGGCATGGTCGCTCGTATTCCTGAGTCATTATTAGATTCAGGCCGTACCTTGACCGTACATTTATACAAATTGACCACAGAACTCTTCAGTGTTGAAGAATGGAACCAAGCTTACGGAACCGCTACTGTGCTTATCGTGCTCGTTCTGGTCATTAACATGTTGACCAAGTTTTTAGGTAGTCGCTTCAATAAAGCCAACTACTAA
- the pstC gene encoding phosphate ABC transporter permease subunit PstC, whose translation MSVSSSVIKPSSNRLSHQSADRLFQKASFTSALLITLIMIALFASLVGGALPAISKFGLGFITSTDWDPVQSLFGAANALYGTIVSAVIAVLLATPIGIAIAISLSELMPKWLSKPISLAIELLAAVPSIIYGMWGLFVFAPWFSENVQMWLLDHIAPIPVIGALFDGPPIGLGLLTSGIILAIMILPILTSLIKDALGTVPNVLRESSYGIGAHSYEVILKVLLPSIKSSILGAFILALGRALGETMAITFVVGGSQDINTSLFMPATSISATIAEQFNEATNPMHLASLLELGLVLFLITFIVMGYARVQLRKGAK comes from the coding sequence TTGAGCGTTTCATCATCGGTTATTAAGCCCTCTTCAAATAGACTTTCTCATCAAAGTGCAGATCGTTTATTTCAAAAAGCCAGCTTCACTAGCGCCCTTTTGATTACATTGATCATGATAGCCTTGTTCGCCTCATTAGTTGGCGGTGCTTTGCCGGCTATCTCCAAGTTTGGTTTAGGATTCATAACCAGTACTGATTGGGACCCTGTTCAATCTCTCTTTGGTGCTGCGAACGCACTTTATGGGACAATCGTTTCTGCGGTTATCGCCGTATTGCTTGCTACTCCAATTGGTATTGCCATAGCAATTTCTCTGTCTGAGTTAATGCCCAAGTGGTTATCAAAACCGATCAGTCTTGCTATCGAGCTATTAGCGGCCGTTCCAAGCATTATTTATGGTATGTGGGGTTTGTTTGTCTTTGCGCCGTGGTTTTCAGAAAACGTTCAAATGTGGTTACTTGACCATATTGCTCCCATCCCTGTCATTGGAGCGCTCTTTGATGGACCGCCAATTGGCTTAGGCTTACTGACCTCCGGTATTATTTTAGCCATCATGATTTTACCTATCTTAACGTCATTGATAAAAGATGCCTTAGGCACAGTACCAAATGTACTACGCGAATCATCTTATGGCATCGGAGCACACTCATACGAAGTCATTCTCAAAGTATTATTACCATCGATTAAAAGCTCAATTTTAGGTGCCTTCATCTTAGCCCTGGGTCGTGCACTCGGTGAAACCATGGCCATCACCTTTGTTGTAGGTGGCTCACAAGATATTAATACTTCTTTATTTATGCCAGCAACGTCGATTTCAGCAACCATTGCCGAGCAATTTAATGAAGCCACCAACCCAATGCATTTAGCCTCATTGTTAGAACTAGGCTTAGTGCTATTCCTCATCACTTTTATTGTTATGGGTTATGCCCGTGTTCAGCTTAGAAAAGGAGCCAAATAA
- the pstB gene encoding phosphate ABC transporter ATP-binding protein PstB: protein MNKFNIENLDLFYGENQALKNINLPIPQKKVTALIGPSGCGKSTLLRCLNRMNDLIAGVKITGKITMDDHDIYGNIDVSDLRIKVGMVFQKPNPFPMSIYENVAYGLRAQGIKDKKHIDSVVEKSLRGAALWDEVKDRLKSHAFGLSGGQQQRLCIARTIAMQPDVILMDEPTSALDPIATHKIEELMESLKKEFTIVIVTHSMQQARRISDRTAFFLMGELVEHDDTQIIFSNPKDDRTQGYVNGDFG from the coding sequence ATGAATAAATTCAATATCGAAAACCTAGACCTTTTCTACGGTGAAAACCAAGCGCTGAAAAACATTAATCTGCCAATTCCACAAAAGAAAGTTACAGCGCTAATTGGTCCTTCTGGTTGCGGTAAATCCACACTACTTCGTTGCCTAAACCGCATGAATGACTTGATCGCTGGGGTAAAAATTACCGGTAAGATCACCATGGATGACCATGACATCTACGGCAATATTGATGTTTCTGATCTGCGCATTAAAGTGGGTATGGTTTTCCAAAAGCCAAATCCATTCCCTATGAGCATTTATGAAAATGTGGCCTACGGTCTACGCGCTCAAGGCATCAAAGACAAAAAACACATTGATTCAGTCGTTGAGAAATCACTGCGTGGTGCAGCCTTATGGGATGAAGTGAAAGATCGCTTAAAATCACACGCATTTGGCCTCTCTGGCGGTCAACAGCAACGTTTATGTATTGCACGTACTATTGCCATGCAACCTGATGTGATTTTAATGGATGAGCCAACGTCAGCACTGGATCCTATTGCGACTCATAAAATTGAAGAGTTAATGGAATCATTGAAGAAAGAATTTACCATTGTCATCGTTACGCACTCCATGCAGCAAGCTCGTCGTATTTCAGACCGTACTGCGTTTTTCTTGATGGGTGAATTAGTCGAACATGACGACACTCAAATCATCTTTAGCAACCCTAAAGATGACCGTACTCAAGGCTACGTTAATGGTGATTTTGGTTAA
- the pstB gene encoding phosphate ABC transporter ATP-binding protein PstB — MKTDMVQKKVVTSRETCMDIQGLNFFYGKGKQALFDITLPVYHNHVTAIIGASGCGKSTLLRTMNRIYNLYDEQYAEGTIKLDNENILSNSVDIYGLRNKVGMIFQKPTPFPMSIYENIAFGIRLNEKVPKAEMDQRVQDALEQARLWKEVKDKLHADAMGLSGGQQQRLCIARTIALKPEVILMDEPTSALDPIATQGIEKLITKLRKSFTIVIVTHNMQQAKRISDFTAFMHLGKLIEFGETQQIFNQPKETMTAEYIGGEFG; from the coding sequence ATGAAAACAGATATGGTCCAAAAGAAAGTGGTTACCTCTCGCGAAACATGTATGGATATCCAAGGCTTAAATTTCTTTTATGGAAAAGGAAAGCAAGCATTATTTGACATTACCTTACCGGTCTATCACAACCATGTCACCGCAATTATTGGTGCGTCTGGCTGTGGTAAATCTACCTTATTACGCACCATGAACCGTATTTATAACTTATACGACGAGCAATATGCTGAAGGTACGATCAAACTTGATAATGAAAACATCCTATCTAACTCGGTAGATATCTACGGATTACGCAACAAAGTAGGAATGATTTTCCAAAAACCGACACCATTCCCAATGAGCATTTATGAGAATATTGCTTTTGGTATTCGTTTAAATGAGAAAGTGCCTAAAGCGGAGATGGACCAACGTGTACAAGATGCACTAGAACAAGCCCGCTTATGGAAAGAAGTAAAAGATAAATTGCATGCAGACGCCATGGGCTTATCTGGCGGCCAACAGCAGCGTTTATGTATTGCACGTACGATTGCTTTAAAACCAGAAGTCATCTTGATGGATGAACCCACCTCGGCTTTAGACCCCATCGCAACACAAGGTATTGAAAAACTTATTACTAAACTACGTAAGTCATTCACTATCGTTATCGTCACGCACAACATGCAACAAGCGAAGCGTATTTCAGATTTTACGGCTTTCATGCACTTAGGAAAACTCATTGAATTTGGAGAAACACAACAAATCTTCAATCAACCAAAAGAAACGATGACGGCTGAGTACATCGGTGGTGAATTCGGTTAA
- the pstC gene encoding phosphate ABC transporter permease subunit PstC codes for MTIATYSDKNINSDTPMNTVASSEVQASQPNGNLRQKKGIDWKEKIFHALFLSSAVIGIVSLALIAYFIIAESIPAFQAVGISGIVLGDNWLPPALYGVYTMIIASVVSTLGAVVIGVPVGLLTAIFIAEIAPKRIANIIRPAVELLAGIPSVVYGFFGLVIIVPLIQEIFNVPAGNTILAGIIVLGVMILPTVITVSETSIRAVPHAYKEGSLALGASKTYTIFKILVPAARSGIMTGVILGIARALGETMAIIMVMGNAPAMPQGILDSARTLTANIAIEMSYASGIHANALYATGVVLLAFIMILNGALLYLNRQKAR; via the coding sequence ATGACCATCGCCACTTATAGTGACAAAAATATAAATAGTGACACGCCTATGAATACTGTCGCCAGTTCAGAAGTACAAGCTTCTCAACCTAACGGTAACTTACGTCAAAAGAAAGGTATTGATTGGAAAGAGAAAATCTTCCATGCCTTATTTTTAAGTAGCGCCGTTATTGGTATTGTTTCTCTTGCCTTGATTGCCTATTTCATCATTGCAGAAAGTATCCCTGCCTTCCAAGCAGTGGGCATTTCCGGCATTGTTTTGGGTGATAACTGGCTACCACCAGCGCTGTATGGCGTTTACACCATGATCATTGCTTCTGTTGTTTCTACACTAGGAGCCGTTGTTATTGGTGTGCCAGTAGGGTTACTTACCGCAATTTTCATTGCAGAGATTGCCCCTAAACGTATTGCTAACATTATCCGCCCTGCGGTGGAGCTGTTGGCTGGCATTCCTTCGGTTGTTTACGGTTTCTTCGGGTTAGTCATTATTGTGCCTCTTATTCAAGAGATCTTTAATGTCCCTGCAGGTAACACTATTTTGGCTGGGATTATTGTTCTTGGCGTGATGATTTTACCGACCGTTATTACGGTATCAGAAACGTCCATTCGTGCGGTACCCCATGCTTATAAAGAAGGGTCATTGGCACTAGGCGCTTCAAAAACGTATACCATTTTTAAAATTCTCGTTCCTGCTGCTCGTTCAGGAATTATGACAGGCGTTATCTTAGGTATCGCTCGTGCATTAGGTGAAACGATGGCCATCATCATGGTCATGGGTAACGCACCGGCTATGCCACAAGGTATTTTAGATTCAGCCCGTACGTTAACAGCCAACATTGCGATTGAAATGTCTTATGCAAGTGGCATTCATGCAAACGCACTTTATGCCACCGGCGTCGTGCTATTAGCCTTTATCATGATTTTAAATGGCGCTCTTCTGTACCTTAACCGTCAGAAAGCAAGGTAA
- a CDS encoding riboflavin synthase subunit alpha, with protein sequence MFTGIVQAVARLENISDSHGIRTFDMQFPSGFCHEIEIGASVAVDGVCLTVTEIITPNKLRFDVMLKSLQITTLSRFVPGDTVNVERAAKDGAEIGGHPLSGHVDFTAEVLEVAHIEDNYRVRIGVEKTWMRYIFSKGYIAINGASLTIADVDKAHNWFDVWLIPETRRMTTFEHKHTGSKLNIEIERSTQVLVDTVRESLEENLGHLLPLLESLLQEKNIDLTNYITQPKNK encoded by the coding sequence ATGTTTACAGGAATCGTTCAAGCAGTAGCAAGGTTAGAGAATATCTCTGATTCACACGGTATTCGTACTTTTGATATGCAATTTCCCTCAGGCTTTTGCCATGAGATTGAAATTGGTGCCAGTGTTGCCGTTGATGGCGTGTGTTTAACCGTCACGGAAATAATTACCCCGAATAAGCTGCGTTTTGATGTGATGCTTAAAAGCTTACAAATTACCACACTTAGCCGTTTCGTTCCGGGTGACACAGTGAACGTAGAGCGAGCGGCCAAAGATGGCGCAGAGATAGGCGGGCATCCTTTGTCTGGTCATGTAGACTTTACGGCGGAAGTGCTCGAGGTTGCTCATATTGAAGATAATTACCGTGTGCGTATCGGGGTAGAAAAGACCTGGATGCGTTATATTTTTTCCAAAGGTTATATCGCTATTAATGGTGCCAGTTTAACCATTGCCGATGTGGATAAAGCCCACAATTGGTTTGATGTATGGTTAATTCCTGAAACTCGCCGTATGACGACTTTTGAACACAAACACACTGGTTCGAAGTTAAATATTGAAATTGAACGCAGTACACAAGTTTTGGTGGATACGGTGCGTGAGAGTTTAGAAGAAAATTTAGGTCATTTATTGCCGTTATTAGAATCTCTATTACAAGAAAAGAATATCGATTTGACCAATTATATTACCCAACCTAAAAATAAATAA
- the pstA gene encoding phosphate ABC transporter permease PstA, translated as MTRSQWRTIKSKSFRAICYTATGLGLVILAVILFSLLTKGLHGLHWRTFTESMPSPGGEGGLANAIVGSLMISLVGIAIAVPIGLLAGTWLSEYGKDSKLADTIRFLNGMLMSSPSILIGLFIYEICVKPLGGFSGWAGSIALAIIALPMIISTTEEMLKLVPKSIREAGSGLGLPKWRVTLSLSYRSVGAGILTGILLSFARISGETAPLLFTSLNNTFMSFDMNAPMANLPVTIYRLAMSPYDSWNDLAWTGALIITVAILCLNITSRMLPALLAKKTKVLSK; from the coding sequence ATGACTCGTTCTCAATGGCGCACCATAAAAAGTAAATCGTTTAGAGCGATCTGTTATACCGCAACTGGACTTGGCTTAGTCATTCTTGCTGTGATCTTATTTAGCCTATTAACCAAAGGTCTGCATGGCTTGCATTGGCGCACTTTTACCGAATCAATGCCGAGCCCTGGCGGTGAAGGTGGCCTTGCAAATGCCATTGTCGGCAGCTTAATGATCAGCCTTGTTGGGATAGCCATTGCTGTGCCAATCGGATTACTTGCCGGAACCTGGCTTTCTGAATATGGAAAAGATTCAAAACTAGCTGACACCATTCGATTTTTGAACGGCATGCTCATGAGCTCGCCATCCATCTTAATTGGCCTATTTATCTATGAAATCTGCGTGAAACCTTTAGGTGGATTCTCTGGCTGGGCCGGTTCAATTGCACTTGCGATTATTGCACTACCTATGATCATTTCAACAACAGAAGAAATGTTAAAACTGGTACCTAAAAGCATTCGTGAAGCAGGTTCAGGCCTAGGATTACCAAAATGGCGAGTCACATTATCCTTGAGTTATCGTAGCGTTGGCGCAGGTATTTTAACTGGAATTTTATTGTCATTTGCACGTATTTCAGGTGAAACAGCTCCCCTGCTATTCACCTCATTGAATAATACATTCATGTCCTTTGATATGAATGCCCCTATGGCAAACTTACCGGTGACTATTTACCGCTTAGCGATGAGCCCTTATGACAGTTGGAATGATTTAGCCTGGACGGGCGCTCTCATTATTACTGTGGCAATTTTATGTCTAAACATTACTTCTCGCATGCTACCAGCATTGTTAGCGAAAAAGACAAAAGTATTAAGCAAATAG
- a CDS encoding phosphate ABC transporter substrate-binding protein, with translation MKKTVISALAILGALTVNPVSAKETISAVGSSSVTPLMEVFAETYMKSNPDVFIEVQGPGSSAGIKAAKNNSADLGMSSRALKAEEKEATLKEEVVARDGIAVVVNPNNHIKGLTAEQVTQIYKGEINNWKQVGGEDKPIVAITRDTASGTRGAFEDIMDLKMKINGIEVSAISQRAQVANGNGGLKTMVASNPYAIGYISLGTVDESVHPLSVDGVEASIANVKNGTYKVARPFLVLYHEGRPTPTAQKFLDWMLTKDAQKLVIANGYIDIH, from the coding sequence ATGAAAAAGACAGTGATCAGTGCTCTGGCTATTTTAGGCGCACTAACAGTAAACCCAGTATCAGCAAAAGAAACTATCTCTGCGGTAGGTTCAAGTAGTGTTACTCCGTTAATGGAAGTCTTTGCTGAAACCTACATGAAATCGAACCCAGATGTTTTCATCGAAGTTCAAGGTCCTGGTTCTTCTGCCGGCATTAAAGCTGCAAAAAACAACTCTGCAGATTTAGGTATGTCGTCACGAGCACTGAAAGCGGAAGAAAAAGAAGCAACCCTTAAAGAAGAAGTGGTTGCCCGTGACGGGATTGCCGTTGTCGTCAACCCAAATAACCACATCAAAGGGTTAACCGCGGAACAAGTGACTCAAATTTATAAAGGTGAGATTAATAACTGGAAGCAAGTGGGTGGTGAAGATAAACCTATCGTTGCCATCACTCGCGATACCGCTTCTGGTACACGTGGTGCATTTGAAGACATCATGGATTTAAAAATGAAAATCAATGGCATTGAAGTGTCTGCGATTTCGCAACGTGCTCAAGTTGCCAATGGTAACGGTGGCCTAAAAACCATGGTAGCAAGTAACCCATACGCAATTGGCTACATTTCTTTAGGAACGGTCGATGAAAGTGTGCACCCTCTTTCAGTTGATGGTGTAGAAGCGAGTATTGCTAACGTGAAAAATGGAACTTACAAAGTGGCTCGCCCATTCTTGGTTCTTTATCACGAAGGTCGCCCAACACCAACAGCGCAAAAATTCCTAGATTGGATGCTAACAAAAGATGCACAAAAATTAGTAATTGCTAACGGTTACATCGATATCCACTAA